The following are from one region of the Ischnura elegans chromosome 12, ioIscEleg1.1, whole genome shotgun sequence genome:
- the LOC124169783 gene encoding uncharacterized protein LOC124169783 isoform X2 has product MEYFTEIDEEEYCSTILQCLQDDPSLKIIFDFSSSNIHGIHPFQHGQNWGLTNFKVNRIYVAAKETEEFKHRGIISNLAHECAHKAYALVFENGGLPYRQDDGEAKKEYEYVVETVLSDERLCDCDPIIQRAAGYNKKHELIVRVPEMMSKYHTQSNEDSTIGNGMDHLVKQAPELLRFYDERVQGELEDYIKRNIVAGKYKYDDWLNTAMLSDYCDNDIQVNSSFSTHEISHHNLLQVFQVSNLKLGVSHLRQSLKDVMFVDWTRYLKDTSMLKIGVRKNDIKNLAVVWDKKEKPWFCGSSKFCSGKCIRNSFGEEVRRSLILILPLEVRVPKSISCVNYTWNDLSEGSKRFLLEKELYFGGDVLKLRDLLETLSEKDAELKHDAELLSKLIDEGTIEIGRPLKTILGKRVKELLHKHNCFIQRNLVLSKIEFNRHTFVKRADDAFFISKARRKDLEDVGVGPVYLWKGEENPVDARCFILTGEHNFAHSVNLFREISEIIDWNSKRGGKLHFVHFFELIHGDYCLIGSINCRHLLKNEQFAFECSGVSLLESDATPNEVLLVADAPGSGKSVFVNKMALEMKKKYRKCWIDVIELLLFEDSFKVWENKKCLSQDSVEDLLYDLLKTGSQNQIEEKFFQLFFRNGNKVFIFFDGFDEICPTYRDIVGEFVGILKNFSNVKMCLTTRVHEAGEMEDKFSTLAYKFVPFNHGDQIQLLNLEWNASLCGLSLDERKEKIENIVAALQTTDNLRRGQSFSKLHQDLTCLSNGGKNCIIEFNEVADQLIKMGESAVEDEVNFSENPLHAWMLAYVVFEENFEIEKSLNPPQLYDKYVNIKVKMYSREKLRSKASVLGDARDRGFEDNMYKLLKKFSAYYFLGDEEFELDEDKVQDMLLVGLVERIRNSIVFVHRTLGEYIFSLWLLEKCEKKKVTKVTLKKVLLEKQFHKVRQFINSMLVLKCGPRSEAKAKQSVGKKTPLLKRLKFDDQSMEKQFVESIQKCIYMSILECHIGVTQFLSESFKDLLIDIMFCQADWDIKMLEFPVIHENGHWNAFTFCGRCIRGKVGITYSEMSHHPSNVGNTSEYKSGGHSELDYLKYLTELLQLIEKRNLAVNLSSVISQEGVSWMGFNEFSLWSCEKGRGYFSFLFNFFERNKKHLSDALKSKIFEDRSDGFFQNGAVFLFEMLVQFLESIFELPALVKLIASKNNVLKGWCHVFQTCGVEDVKKMWNYLKSMLETKEDRIRVLKAVDGRGKNAIYSACANWENREVLPFVWIICQEEMTREEFRVYLFESFSRTMDSVMLKADRLLDCVSDAVANGSLDRSDAVRLLNMVDENDWHYLISVYTTFSPRYLFKIQEFLISADLDSQEILKNMKNYYLWLAPSCFERLDQYNKEEGFISEVEQEFELILPIIQSFPFADLIRSDKDGYLIGILDEYQRKIEGIHLKLFLVLLRRQLRLESSILGKEQLITRLSEEFIWIYDQFPFLLYDGRSGKTKSLFISCFVAMMLEYLSEEQVSAILLYSQRIWGNIFYYVLRKDDLNAYYKCYEVAKFVIGENNLGKVDDAKVGNTTVREMLQRKLNETT; this is encoded by the coding sequence ATGGAATACTTCACAGAAATAGATGAAGAGGAGTACTGCTCAACCATTCTACAGTGCCTTCAAGATGATCcttctctgaaaataattttcgacTTCTCATCTTCCAATATCCATGGTATACATCCTTTTCAACATGGCCAAAATTGGGGATTGACAAACTTTAAGGTGAACAGAATATATGTGGCTGCAAAGGAAACAGAGGAATTTAAGCACCGGGGCATAATTAGCAATCTGGCCCATGAGTGTGCGCACAAGGCATATGCCCTTGTATTCGAAAATGGTGGTCTTCCATACAGACAAGATGATGGTGAGGCTAAGAAGGAGTACGAATATGTCGTTGAAACAGTTTTATCAGATGAGAGATTGTGTGATTGTGATCCAATCATTCAGAGGGCTGCTGGCTATAATAAGAAACATGAGTTGATAGTAAGGGTGCCAGAAATGATGTCCAAATATCATACACAAAGTAATGAAGATAGCACAATAGGCAATGGGATGGACCACTTGGTAAAACAGGCCCCTGAGCTACTGCGTTTCTATGATGAGAGGGTTCAGGGAGAATTGGAGGACTACATAAAACGGAACATTGTTGCCGGGAAATACAAATATGATGACTGGCTGAATACCGCAATGCTGTCAGATTACTGTGACAATGATATTCAAGTGAATTCATCCTTCTCTACCCATGAGATTTCCCATCATAATCTCCTTCAAGTGTTTCAAGTATCAAATCTGAAGTTGGGAGTCAGCCACTTGCGGCAGTCACTGAAAGATGTGATGTTTGTTGACTGGACGAGGTATTTAAAGGATACCAGCATGTTGAAAATAGGCGTGCGCAAGAATGATATTAAAAACCTGGCCGTTGTTTGGGATAAGAAGGAGAAACCCTGGTTTTGTGGATCAAGTAAATTTTGTTCTGGAAAATGTATTCGTAATTCTTTCGGAGAAGAAGTTCGACGAAGTTTGATTTTAATTCTGCCTTTAGAGGTTCGTGTTCCAAAAAGTATATCTTGTGTAAATTACACTTGGAACGACTTGTCTGAGGGCTCAAAaagatttttattggaaaaagaattatattttggTGGGGATGTGTTGAAATTAAGGGATCTTCTAGAAACTTTATCTGAGAAAGATGCAGAACTCAAGCATGATGCAGAATTACTGTCAAAGTTGATAGATGAAGGAACTATTGAAATTGGGAGGCCATTGAAAACCATTCTGGGGAAAAGAGTGAAGGAACTTCTCCATAAGCACAATTGTTTTATACAACGCAACTTAGTACTAAGTAAAATTGAGTTCAACAGACATACCTTCGTAAAGAGAGCCGATGATGCATTCTTCATCTCCAAAGCTAGGAGAAAAGATTTAGAAGATGTAGGTGTGGGACCAGTTTACTTGTGGAAAGGTGAGGAAAATCCAGTGGATGCCCGTTGCTTTATTTTAACTGGAGAACATAATTTTGCCCACAGTGTGAACTTATTCAGGGAGATATCGGAGATCATTGACTGGAACAGTAAGAGGGGTGGGAAGTTGCATTTTGTccatttctttgaattaataCATGGAGATTATTGCCTCATAGGTTCTATAAACTGTaggcatttattaaaaaatgaacaatttgcATTTGAGTGTTCAGGAGTGAGTCTGTTAGAAAGTGACGCTACACCAAATGAAGTTCTATTGGTAGCAGATGCACCCGGGAGTGGGAAGTCAGTATTTGTCAATAAGATGGCActagaaatgaagaaaaaatatagaaagtgTTGGATTGATGTGATAGAGCTCTTACTCTTCGAAGACAGCTTCAAGGTGTGGGAGAATAAGAAATGTTTATCTCAGGATTCTGTGGAAGATTTACTTTATGACCTGCTGAAAACTGGTTCACAAAATCAGATCGAGGAAAAATTCTTTCAACTTTTCTTCCGCAATGGAAACaaggttttcattttctttgatggctTTGATGAAATTTGTCCGACTTACAGGGATATTGTTGGGGAATTTGTAGGGATTCTCAAGAACTTTTCCAATGTCAAAATGTGTCTTACAACCCGTGTGCATGAAGCTGGAGAAATGGAGGATAAATTCTCAACCCTTGCATATAAATTTGTGCCCTTCAACCATGGGGATCAAATTCAACTCCTAAACTTAGAATGGAATGCCTCTCTTTGCGGCTTGTCCCTCgatgaaaggaaggaaaaaattgaaaatattgttgcagCTCTGCAGACCACTGACAATTTAAGAAGAGGACAATCATTTTCTAAACTTCATCAAGATCTTACATGTTTGTCCAACGGGGGGAAAAATTGCATAattgaatttaatgaagttgcTGATCAATTGATAAAGATGGGGGAGTCAGCTGTTGAAGATGAAGTCAATTTTTCTGAAAATCCACTTCATGCGTGGATGTTGGCTTACGTAGTTTTTGAGGAGAACTTTGAAATAGAAAAATCTCTCAATCCACCTCAGCTGTATGATAAGTATGTGAATATAAAGGTTAAAATGTACAGCAGAGAGAAGCTTAGGAGCAAGGCAAGTGTTCTGGGAGATGCTAGGGATAGAGGATTTGAGGACAATATGTataaattgttgaagaaattctCTGCATATTATTTCCTAGGTGATGAAGAATTCGAATTGGATGAGGATAAGGTGCAAGACATGCTTCTAGTAGGATTGGTTGAAAGGATAAGAAATTCAATTGTTTTTGTTCATAGGACATTGGGTGAATACATCTTCTCACTTTGGCTTCTTGAGAAGTGTGAAAAAAAGAAAGTTACAAAAGTTACGTTAAAGAAGGTGTTGTTAGAAAAGCAATTCCATAAAGTTCGGCAGTTCATCAACAGTATGTTGGTATTAAAGTGTGGACCAAGATCAGAAGCTAAGGCTAAGCAATCTGTTGGGAAAAAAACTCCTCTATTAAAAAGGCTGAAATTTGATGATCAAAGTATGGAGAAACAATTTGTGGAATCCATTCAGAAATGTATTTACATGTCTATACTTGAGTGCCATATCGGTGTGACACAGTTTTTGTCTGAAAGCTTTAAGGATCTCCTAATTGATATCATGTTCTGTCAAGCTGATTGGGATATCAAGATGTTGGAGTTCCCCGTGATTCATGAGAATGGTCATTGGAATGCTTTTACGTTTTGTGGAAGATGTATTAGAGGTAAAGTGGGGATCACATATTCTGAGATGTCACATCATCCCAGCAATGTTGGGAATACTTCAGAATACAAATCAGGTGGACATTCTGAGCTAGACTATCTCAAATATCTCACTGAATTGTTGCAGTTAATTGAAAAACGTAACTTGGCTGTTAATCTATCATCGGTTATTTCTCAGGAGGGTGTGTCATGGATGGGGTTCAATGAGTTCTCTCTATGGAGTTGTGAAAAAGGTAGAGGGTATTTCAGTTTCCTCTTTAATttctttgaaagaaataaaaaacatcttTCTGATGCCTTGaagtcaaaaatatttgaggatcGTTCTgatggattttttcaaaatggagCTGTTTTTCTTTTTGAGATGTTGGTCCAGTTTTTGGAGTCAATATTTGAGCTACCGGCTTTAGTTAAGCTCATTGCAAGTAAGAATAATGTGCTAAAAGGTTGGTGTCATGTGTTCCAAACTTGTGGAGTTGAGGATGTGAAAAAGATGTGGAACTACCTGAAGAGCATGCTAGAGACAAAGGAAGATAGGATCAGAGTTCTGAAAGCTGTAGATGGTAGAGGAAAGAATGCTATATACTCTGCATGTGCTAATTGGGAGAACAGAGAAGTtctacctttcgtctggattaTATGCCAAGAGGAAATGACTCGAGAGGAATTCAGGGTATATCTGTTTGAGAGTTTCAGCAGAACAATGGACTCAGTTATGTTGAAAGCAGACCGTTTGCTGGATTGTGTGAGTGATGCTGTCGCAAATGGATCTCTTGACCGAAGTGATGCTGTCCGTTTGCTAAACATGGTTGATGAGAATGATTGGCATTATTTGATATCAGTTTACACCACTTTCTCCCCGAGGtacttatttaaaattcaagaatTCCTGATATCTGCAGACTTGGATTCTCAAGAAATTctcaaaaacatgaaaaattattacctTTGGTTGGCCCCCTCTTGTTTTGAACGTTTGGACCAGTACAATAAGGAGGAGGGATTTATTTCAGAAGTTGAACAAGAATTTGAACTTATACTGCCTATTATCCAGTCTTTCCCATTTGCTGATCTCATTAGATCAGATAAAGATGGATATCTCATTGGTATCTTGGATGAATATCAGAGGAAGATTGAAGGCATccacttaaaattatttcttgttctCCTCCGGCGTCAATTGAGACTTGAATCCAGTATACTGGGCAAAGAGCAGCTGATTACTCGGCTTAGTGAAGAGTTTATCTGGATATATGATCAATTTCCATTCTTGTTATATGATGGTAGAAGTGGCAAGACTAAAAGTTTATTCATTTCATGTTTTGTAGCCATGATGTTAGAATATCTATCAGAGGAACAAGTGAGTGCCATTCTCCTTTACAGCCAAAGAATTTGgggaaatattttctattatgtATTACGCAAAGATGATCTAAATGCCTATTACAAGTGTTATGAAGTAGCTAAGTTTGTCATTGGAGAAAACAATCTGGGCAAGGTTGATGATGCAAAAGTTGGTAACACTACAGTTCGTGAGATGCTACAAAGAAAGCTTAATGAAACAACTTGA